The Chlorocebus sabaeus isolate Y175 chromosome 1, mChlSab1.0.hap1, whole genome shotgun sequence genome includes a region encoding these proteins:
- the LOC103221763 gene encoding RNA-binding protein 14 — MKIFVGNVDGADTTPEELAALFAPYGTVMSCAVMKQFAFVHMRENAGALRAIEALHGHELRPGRALVVEMSRPRPLNTWKIFVGNVSAACTSQELRSLFERRGRVIECDVVKDYAFVHMEKEADAKAAIAQLNGKEVKGKRINVELSTKGQKKGPGLAVQSGDKTKKPGAGDTAFPGTGGFSATFDYQQAFGNSTGGFDGQARQPTPPFFGRDRSPLRRSPPRASYVAPLTAQPATYRAQPSVSLGAAYRAQPSASLGVGYRTQPMTAQAASYRAQPSVSLGAPYRGQLASPSSQSAAASSLGPYGGAQPSASALSSYGGQAAAASSLNSYGAQGSSLASYGNQPSSYGAQAASSYGVRAAASSYNTQGAASSLGSYGAQAASYGAQSAASSLAYGAQAASYNAQPSASYNAQSAPYAAQQAASYSSQPAAYVAQPATAAAYASQPAAYAAQATTPMAGSYGAQPVVQTQLNSYGAQASMGLSGSYGAQSAAAATGSYGAAAAYGAQPSATLAAPYRTQSSASLAASYAAQQHPQAAASYRGQPGNAYDGAGQPSAAYLSMSQGAVANANSTPPPYERTRLSPPRASYDDPYKKAVAMSKRYGSDRRLAELSDYRRLSESQLSFRRSPTKSSLDYRRLPDAHSDYARYSGSYNDYLRAAQMHSGYQRRM, encoded by the exons ATGAAGATATTCGTGGGCAACGTCGACGGGGCGGATACGACTCCGGAGGAGCTGGCAGCCCTCTTTGCGCCCTATGGCACGGTCATGAGCTGCGCCGTCATGAAACAGTTCGCCTTCGTGCACATGCGCGAGAACGCGGGCGCGCTGCGCGCCATCGAAGCCCTGCACGGCCACGAGCTGCGGCCGGGGCGCGCGCTCGTGGTGGAGATGTCGCGCCCAAGGCCTCTTAATACTTGGAAGATTTTCGTGGGCAATGTGTCGGCTGCATGCACGAGCCAGGAACTGCGCAGCCTCTTCGAGCGTCGCGGACGCGTCATCGAGTGTGACGTGGTGAAAG ACTACGCGTTTGTTCACATGGAGAAGGAAGCAGATGCCAAAGCCGCAATCGCGCAGCTCAACGGCAAAGAAGTGAAGGGCAAGCGCATCAACGTGGAACTCTCCACCAAGGGTCAGAAGAAGGGGCCTGGCCTGGCTGTCCAGTCTGGGGACAAGACCAAGAAACCAGGGGCTGGGGATACGGCCTTCCCTGGAACTGGTGGCTTCTCTGCCACCTTCGACTACCAGCAGGCTTTTGGCAACAGCACTGGTGGCTTTGATGGGCAAGCCCGTCAGCCCACACCACCCTTCTTTGGTCGCGACCGCAGCCCTCTGCGCCGTTCACCTCCCCGAGCCTCTTATGTGGCTCCTCTGACGGCCCAGCCAGCTACCTACCGGGCCCAGCCGTCAGTGTCACTGGGAGCTGCCTACAGGGCCCAGCCTTCTGCCTCTTTGGGTGTTGGCTATCGGACTCAGCCCATGACAGCCCAGGCAGCCTCTTACCGCGCTCAGCCCTCTGTCTCCCTTGGGGCCCCATACAGGGGCCAGCTGGCTAGTCCTAGCTCCCAGTCTGCTGCAGCTTCTTCACTCGGCCCCTATGGTGGAGCCCAGCCCTCGGCCTCGGCCCTTTCCTCCTATGGGGGTCAGGCAGCTGCGGCTTCTTCACTCAACTCCTATGGGGCTCAGGGTTCCTCCCTTGCCTCCTATGGTAACCAGCCATCCTCTTACGGCGCCCAGGCTGCCTCTTCCTATGGGGTTCGTGCAGCTGCTTCTTCCTACAACACCCAGGGAGCAGCTTCCTCCTTAGGCTCCTACGGGGCTCAGGCAGCCTCCTATGGGGCCCAGTCTGCAGCCTCCTCACTAGCTTATGGAGCCCAGGCAGCTTCTTACAATGCCCAGCCCTCGGCCTCTTACAATGCCCAGTCTGCCCCATATGCTGCACAGCAGGCTGCTTCCTATTCTTCCCAACCTGCTGCCTATGTGGCACAGCCAGCCACAGCTGCTGCCTATGCCAGCCAGCCAGCAGCCTACGCCGCACAAGCCACTACCCCAATGGCTGGCTCTTATGGGGCCCAGCCAGTTGTCCAGACCCAGCTGAATAGTTACGGGGCCCAAGCATCAATGGGCCTCTCAGGCTCCTATGGGGCTCAGTCGGCTGCTGCGGCCACTGGCTCCTATGGTGCCGCAGCAGCCTACGGGGCCCAACCTTCTGCCACCCTGGCAGCTCCTTACCGCACTCAGTCGTCAGCCTCATTGGCTGCTTCCTATGCTGCCCAGCAGCATCCCCAGGCTGCTGCCTCCTACCGCGGCCAGCCAGGCAATGCCTACGATGGGGCAGGTCAGCCGTCTGCAGCCTACCTGTCCATGTCCCAGGGGGCCGTTGCCAACGCCAACAGCACCCCGCCGCCCTATGAGCGTACCCGCCTCTCCCCACCCCGGGCCAGCTACGACGATCCCTACAAAAAGGCTGTCGCCATGTCGAAAAG GTATGGTTCCGACCGGCGTTTAGCCGAGCTCTCTGATTACCGCCGTTTATCAGAGTCGCAGCTTTCGTTCCGCCGCTCGCCGACAAAGTCCTCGCTGGATTACCGTCGCCTGCCCGATGCCCATTCCGATTACGCACGCTATTCGGGCTCCTATAATGATTACCTGCGGGCGGCTCAGATGCACTCTGGCTACCAGCGCCGCATGTAG
- the RBM4 gene encoding RNA-binding protein 4 isoform X3, with protein MVKLFIGNLPREATEQEIRSLFEQYGKVLECDIIKNYGFVHIEDKTAAEDAIRNLHHYKLHGVNINVEASKNKSKTSTKLHVGNISPTCTNKELRAKFEEYGPVIECDIVKDYAFVHMERAEDAVEAIRGLDNTEFQGGMCVG; from the coding sequence ATGGTGAAGCTGTTCATCGGAAACCTGCCCCGGGAGGCTACAGAGCAGGAGATTCGCTCACTCTTCGAGCAGTATGGGAAGGTGCTGGAATGTGACATCATTAAGAATTACGGCTTTGTGCACATAGAAGATAAAACTGCAGCTGAAGATGCCATACGCAACCTGCACCATTACAAGCTTCATGGGGTGAACATCAACGTGGAAGCCAGCAAGAATAAGAGCAAAACCTCAACAAAGTTGCATGTGGGCAACATCAGTCCCACTTGCACCAATAAGGAGCTTCGAGCCAAGTTTGAGGAGTATGGTCCGGTCATCGAATGTGACATCGTGAAAGATTATGCCTTTGTACACATGGAGCGGGCAGAGGATGCAGTGGAGGCCATCAGGGGCCTTGATAACACAGAGTTTCAAG